In the genome of Panthera uncia isolate 11264 chromosome X, Puncia_PCG_1.0, whole genome shotgun sequence, the window TAACTTAAATATTATAGGGATTTGCCTGACGGATGGCCTGGAATTCCTAGATTACCGTATGTTATCTCCCAGagagttttcacatctgtaaggACTTCCAGGAGAAAGTAACCGGAGGAGGTTAAAAGTGGAAACTGAGCTTGTACAATAAAGTGTATCCCAGAATGCAGAGCTACGtcgtcccccccccctcccaaaacgaAGTGCTGAGTTGGAAAAAATGTTCCCAGTGCTTCTTTTTTCCTGGTTTCGAAAAAGGCAGGAAAGTTGTACTTGGTAGTTTGGCATTTGCTCGAGGGTGAGAAAGCACACACAGGCCTCCTGGAGCAGATCCGGTTATGAACGTACTGCACCGTTCAGCTCTGCAAGTGGACACATTCTGCAGACGCAGAAGGCCAAGCCGGATTTTGTGTGGCATCACCTACATCTATTTTTATGCTGGTTCTAGAATCACAGGTGGCAAATTCTACTTCATGTGAACTGTTAGGTTTCTAACACCGAGGGAGGAAAGTTTTAACGCGCACATCGATTCTCTGTCCTTTGCCTTTTATCAAATAATAGGTGCTGATTACAGActcttttctgaaatgaaatgtaCATCTAAGAGtcgttaaaatgtttttttcttaaggtacAAGAGTGGTGAAGtactgggaaagaaaaagaacttctaAATGACTTTGTAAAACACAAAGTCACATGCTATGAACGGAGACTCTGGAAAAGTCAGGTCTACTAACAAAGCTTTTATTCTACCTCATACTCTGAActcttaagattttaaaatattcaacttgcctttattcttttttttggggggggggagagtggggTGCAACGGTGAGCCTGCCAGCTGGTTAGAAGCCAAGAGTTATCCAGTCAGATCTGAATGGAAAAATCTATGATTTGTTTATTCCATAGTTCAAGTTCAAAAGCAAGagacaatttaaataataaaagggtAACagggaaaaatgcaaagaaagaaaacaaatccgTCAGAGTCCAGAAGAACCTTCAAGAATATTTAATTCGGAAAATGTTATTGGTGTAGAGAACTTGACTGAAAGAAAACAGCTGGGCAGAGTTCaaggttttaaattaaaaacaatctaaCAAGGTCTACGGGGATAACTCTTTGAGCCACAGTTTGGAGACCAGATTCATTTCTACCAAGTAAAAGTAATAGCAGTCTAAGCTAAAAAGGAAATTCCTCACAACTGAGGTAGTTACTAAGTATCAGCACACTTTCCAAGTTCTCACAAGGCGGCTGAGCTATTTACAATCCATTTTCCTCATACATAAATGGAGCACCTTTTCAATTTTGTCTTCtgtgatttgtttaaaaaaaaaaacacttatacACACCAGCCAGAATATGCCTATTTTATTAACATCATGCTTTAATAAATAACTGGCTACTTCTAATAAAATTAAGCCTCTGTTTACAACAGCCCCCAATATTCCATTTGACCATTCTGCAGAATTTGGTGTAAAAAGTTGAATGAAATGTAGACCCTGAGCTATCAAGTAATTatgtttcaatataaaaatagagaattacTCTTACAACTGAAGATTGAACAAGAACACAAACCACCTCTCTGTGGGTTTTAGCTTCTGTGGAATCGGTTGGGATCTTAATGGCTGTCTAGAGCAGGAAGAGACGTgcagaattttctttctgaagactTTCGGGAACTCCTTCTTAAAGTGATTTGTTACATTCTCATAGTTTTATGAGCCGTCGTTTGTGAGGATACAAGCAACGGGTTCCTAAGGGTCACCGCTAAGATACCGTCTTCTCAGATCTAtctcctctctcccatccccctccaAAAACAACATCACGTGAAAAGATTCCGGACACGCAGATCAcccgtccccccgcccccggtggACGTCTTGGCCGTTAGGGTGGCACAGCGCCGTGAACCACTGCCagtcctttgtctttttcatcaGAGAGGCCTGGGCAAGAAGACTCAAGCAGGACACCTTAGAAATCTTTTTTACACAAACTGGAATCCAAAACCAAATGCAAATGCACAGACACAGACTTTTTGAATGTTGACAGCTATCCCGTGAGCCCAGGCTGTACCCTGGTTCTGACTAGCCCCCAGACAGCTCCCTCCACTATATGGCTGGGTTTGAGATCCGGTACACCATAACAGGGGGGACCAAATGAGCTTATCGGTCACTTATTTCGGCCATCGGGGTACCAATTCAAAGCAGGTCGGCGTGGACGTGAAGACCAGCATACAGCGGCTTGCTAAACTCGCCTggataaaacacaaaaagacaaaaacccacCCCCGAGCTAAGTGTGAACATGTGGTAACTGGGACATCCTGAATGCCTTCTATATTTCCAGGGAGAGTGTATTCAAAAGAAATCTTCTTCTAAATGGGCTACACTTTAAGTATAAACGGGTTTAAGGAAAGGACCGATCTGTGATCTTAGTTTGTGTAACTCAATTCAACCAAGATGGGGATAGTCTGCAGTCTCTTCCGGTCCCTGGCCATAAACGAGGCATAGCCTTCTTCTTGCACTGATACTCGAACACAGCGAACGAGTGTTTCAGAAGCCCCCTGTACGGCCTTCGCGATCTGCCCTAacttagtaaaaaacaaaatcacatccACTCGTCTCCAGATAAGGCAACTAAAACAACAGGGATAAATGGAAATTTCACTGCTTGTTGGGCTTTTCCTTTTAATAAGATAACATGTACAGCtatttaatatttcagaaatacGTACATGTTACATGCCAAGAAAGGACCCTGGTTTTCTTGTAAGAAACAAGGTGAGATCATaattgaaggaaaacaaaaaaaaaaacccacaaacaaaaagaaaaaaaaaacaacaacaaacaaacaagagtgataaaatcacaaatgcacAACTAACTACAGTTCTGTACCTACACTGTTAGCCACGTTTAACAGAATTCCAGGGGAGCAGGAAGTGACTTGACATCCAAGTCCCTTTTCCCCGCAAAActgaatgaaaacacaaagtcaGCCTTTTTGAAACCAGTGGCCACATAGTAAAAACTGTACATCGTTgtccattcatttaaaaagcaaagtcaCTAGGATGGTATAAAAGTGATAACCGGTTGCCTCCTTAACTTTTTGACGGAAACTTTTTCTCGACAATCAAGAATTATCTCCACTCTCTCTGCATAACCAGGAACAAGATGCAGGAGACAGCGAGGAGGTAGGGCTGTGCCCCAACGCGGGTGCCGGTGCCGCCGGTTTTATCACTGGCGCTCTTCCCCGAGTGGTCAGTCGCGTTGTACTCCAACTCCGAAGGGCACTGCTGATACTCACAACCACTGCCGCTTCCCTCTCCGCTGCTCTCATCGCCTAGTGGTTAAAAAAAACGGAACagaggtttcattctgtttgttctCGTCACAAGGCGCCCAAGGACGGGGTGTAAATCTCAAACCGCGACAGACGCTTACTGATATCAAAGAAGTCCACGTCATTCCCGTTGTACGCGTTCTTCATTTTGCTGGTCATGACCCGAAGGGCCATGATCTGACGAAGGATCAACATGTCCGTTTTGCTGGTGTCGACCTGGACCTCTGGGTTATTGCCCTGGTTGGCTAACCCGTTCCCCGTCACTGCGAACAGGTATCTGAAATGAGAAACGACCCTGTGAAGATGATCAGTAAAACAGAAGGTCGCCAAAGATCACCAGAGAATCCTGCTTGGAGTCTAGTTATTTCCGCGGAGGGCGATGCCCCGGAAGTTCTTCCGCTTCTAAAGAGCTTGGATTTCTCCTTTTCCCGGGCAGGCATCTTGTTTCTCCAATTTGATGGGAACCTTTTGGAAAGCCATGGAGGTTGGTGGCTCAGAGTCAAGTGCCGATACGGAGGCTATGGAGCAAAGTTGCTAAGTGTCTAGGGGGAGGGACGCAAGACGTCACCCGAGAAGAGCACGAGACCTTTGGAGAACTGGTGCTTTAGGAGGCGAAGCTGGTGGGCAAAGACCCACAGGGAGGGACCGAGTACCATAAAGACGAAACTACTGGAACGGCCTGAGCCCTGGCTGCAGCCCTCACGCGGGGTTGGAACTGCCGTCACAAACTTTGGGCCCAGTACTCTTTGTAAGTAGCCGGGTGCCTTCCCAATGCCTACGGGGTAAAGCCCATTCCTCAGAACGCCCAGAAGCCTTCCACGTCACTGCCACCTACTGTGAGATGCTCCAGGATGCCTCCCTCAACTGACAACAGACACGGCCCCCTCTGGAGCGCTCCCGGGGCTGACCTGCTCTTGCCTCTCCCGTTCCAGCAGCCATCCTCGTTGCCATTCCCAGCGGCCATCCTCTCGTCATTGCAAACGGTGCTGGGCAGAGAGGACCAGAACTTTTTGGCCTCTTTCAGCTTCTCCTTGACATCGGTAACctaatgaggggggggggggggggggggaagcaagcGCTCTGTAAAAAACTCACGGCCACCTAAACGTGTGTCTTCTGATCATTTCTAAAGTAGCTCCAGAGTGCTATGTAATTCATTTTCAACTTGAGTCACAAGAGAGAAATGCAGATCAAATGTACACAGAAAAGAGCAAAATCACGCCCATGAACTAAGAGTCGAAATGCAAGCTCTGAACGAGTTGCCCGGATCTGCTGCCCACTCTTCCTCTTTATTACAACCACCATCTGCCGCCTGCCAGCCTCCGTGCCCTGTAGATACAATGAGAAGACACCCTCTCTTCCCACCAGGCTTTTACACTCTGGCTCAAGCATCTAGAGCAACCCCTCTGTGAAAGTGAGTGCCTGTCATCGCACTCCCTCCTCCTACTGTATGCACAGCCTGCTGCCACGTGCTCGTACTTTCCGACCGTCCCAGCGCTTACTACACACCCTCTTTGTCACTTAAGCCTGGGATGTCGGCTTCTCCCTCTTTGCTGGGGCTGAGAACGAGGATGAGTCTTACTGCGTCCCTATAACATGCACAGCGATGGGCACACAGTACATGCATCACGTTTCCTAACTACGTACCGACTTTATGAGCTAGAAAATCAGAGGCAGATTTATTGACATCCGCATGCAAGTTGCTTGAGAAGTTTCACCTGAAAGACCTGCACTTGAAAGCCTTCCAACTAAAAATGCATTCGGAGcaaatgttttcagttctttgccATTAAACGCGGCCGTTCCTGCCAAACTGCTCACCAGGCGGTCCAAACTAGTGCCGGCTGCTGTGGTTGGGCGTTCCTCAGGGTGATACGGTCTGAAGCGAGCGCTGAAGGCACCTTCAGAGATGGAACGGGAAATCCGGCCGGCCGGGAGGGGCTTGGGAGGTCCACATCCCTGGAAAACCTGCATTGAGGCAAGCACGAGTCACATTAGGGGAGTCGTGTCCCaagctggagcaggggaggggctctgCCCGTCCTTTCCAGTGTCCTGCCTTCATTACCTTCTGGGACACTTGCACACTGTTCTCTTGCATATTCATAATAGCATCGGAAATCTTCACATCGATGGGGTCCATGACCGATTCGATGTTGAAAGGGCCCTCGAGCCTCTCCGCCACCATCAGCATCGCGTCTAACATGACGTTTGGGGAAGAACAATACAGCATAAACAGTAAATCGTCAGTCTGGCCTTGGGTCATCAGTGTGGTTATTTTATTGTCTCTcgtttcgggggggggggggggaggaggcatGCATcataattcatgtttttgtttcttttttaaaaacgttttatttattttttttgagagacagcatgagcaggggaggggcagagagggggacagaggatctgaagcgggctctgtgctgacaggctgacgccagtgagcccgacgtggggccggaattcacaaactgcaagatcatgacctgagccgaagtcagtcgctcaacagactgagccgcccaggcgccctttaCAGCTTTTTCTATTACACCGAACTGCTTTTAGTCACTATGCATTGCTAGCTCTCTAAAGTGTGAAGTGGCCAGGTGAATGCTCTATTCCACAGCAAGGAAACCCAATCAGGAATGTTCTATTATACTGATTATTCATTCCTTCGTGTGTCAGTGGCTATCACTGTAAGGCTGTCCGACTCAAAAACGCAAATCTGTTAAAATCCTGGCATATCCctttcttgctttcatttttgaaatgaaaccCTTTCAGATCCCTGAGTGCACACCTGCAAAGTACAAATGACAGTGTTCCTAGGAATTCTAATGACTTTTCAAataatgacattttgaaaaatgcaattTTGTGTTAAGATAAACTTCCCATTTCAAACACAAGGGCCTCGAGTAGTAACGCAAAAAGATGTACCTCCTTTTTGTTCTGGTGAAAAGACAACACAAGGCCACAGTACACAGAAAGCCACGTGCTCACAGCGTGAGTCTTCACGGATCAGTCTGCGAGTTACTTTCACATTCTGGAGGAGTCTAGAAGGCTTCGGCACACACGGACTCTCTTTAAATACGCTGTACTTGTTTGTCTGCCGTATGCGCTCGTTGGGATTATGAGGCTTGGTGTTTTCAGTGTCCTCTAATTTTCACCAAGAAATGTCAGGCAAATTGGATGTCCGAATGGGAAAAGGACACTCCTGACAAGCACTGGACTTTTCAACTTGTTCTCTCCCCTTTCCACTCTAGTGCCGAAAGCACGGCAGAAGGGTAGGTAGGCCCATGTTATCCACAGCCTTCAGGTAGGCCAAGGACAGCTCCTAGAAAGGAGGGCTAGTTTCCAGAAGATTATTATGTGCCCTTTTCAAAGAAGGCCGCAGGCCACCACGTGGATCTCCTACCTAAACTTTCCAGTGCAAAGGAGTTTTAGCATCAGCATATCAATGACACCAAATTTGGCCATCAACCTTTCACCTTGAACCTAGGACAAATACAACACACCATTTTAAGGCACGGGGATCATTGCTCTCAACTGCAATGGCGATGTCACAAACCACAAACAGATTTCCGTGAaatgcgctttttttttttttaaagtaataacaaATGAAGTTTCAGGTTGCATTGTGGTAAGCGCCAATAAAGTGACGCTTCCAACCTCTAAGCAAAGGCTGCCGGCATGAATATACCATTGTCCTAGAGGAGGAAAAATGCTTTTGATGTGCTAGCAAAAGGAGACTTTTGTAAACAAGTGGAGCACAACTTAAATGTGTTCATCATTGTCAAAGCATCAGGGCTGGCACGTACAGAAAGCACATTCTTCGCCGAAGAAGTCGCTTgctccaaataaaaatattatgaatagaCAGATAATAAACATCCAAAATGCAGagctttaaacaagaaaaaaaaaaccagcgcGTTTTGAAACTACTTATTCCCCTAGTGGCGAGGAAAGGCCAGATCGCTAATGTGTTTgtgaaagactgaaaggaaaCATAAACCCGATTCTTCTGGCTGTTTGGCGTCTTTGTAAACTCTGGGAATGGAGGGAAGCCGGGCCTTTGTTGGGGCCGGTGCCATGGCGCTGGGCGCTGCGCGGCTGAAGAATGCGCGAGCTGCCTCCCACCCCCGGGGGAGTCACGGTCGGCCGTCAGTGAGGCTCTTCCGTAGGAGCCCTGATGTCGAAGCCCCAAGAGACATCCAAAGATGGTTGGTTTGGTGTTTTTTCTTCCGGCTGGTCTAGGCTGCCGGCCTCTTATTTGCGGGGTGTCTGACTGGTTCCTGCCTCCTGCCAGCAACCCTAAGACCCCAATACAAAATTCATGCTGGCAGCAACGTGTGACATGAATAAGGCTGGCTAGGAGTCAGACGACTGTTAACGCAGCTACAGTAGGTGATGGAAAACGAGGCGCAACCAAGCATCACTTATGCTTTTCCAGAAACTGGCTTTGTTtcggtgtgggggggggggggggggNNNNNNNNNNNNNNNNNNNNNNNNNNNNNNNNNNNNNNNNNNNNNNNNNNNNNNNNNNNNNNNNNNNNNNNNNNNNNNNNNNNNNNNNNNNNNNNNNNNNggggggggggggggggggggggggggggggggggggggggggtagtattTGGCTGACCTCTTGAACCAACCTCTTCCAAAACCAAGTCCAGGGCGCTTCAAACTGCTTGGATCCATCTGGATAAAGGCTGACCACACTGTAGATGCAactcagaaggaaaaggaggacgTGGCGGCCAGAAGGCAGATGTGGAAAACCTATGCTTAGTGTCTCCAAGGGTCTAGACCAACTGCAGGACTTCAGTGCTCAGGTTATTTGGCACTGGGTCGGCCCCGCCCCATCAACAAAGTGTCCCCTTCGCGCTAGGCAAAGCGATTCCTTTCACACTGTGCCGCCAATGATCAGAAACCCACACCTTCGGCCTCATGACTGACTGGGAGAACAAAAGGCAGTTTCCCCGACTTAACCCCAAGATCTGATTTaaagaagtgggggtggggggaagccctTGACCATTCATTAACTGCAGCCGTTTAAAGGGGAAAGCAAAATTCtttgcaaagaaaggaaaaaaaagaacttatagcTGAGGCATGTAAATTGGGAGTGAATTCCACAACCACAGAGCAAATTAAACCCTGGTGAAAATTCATACAAAAAGCACAGGGGATGAACAATGTCTATTATTCCCGGCCTTTtagacagaaagaataaaatacccattAAAAATTAGGTTTAGATACCATTATACACCTCATCCCTCCAAAAAAGGATCATTCCAAATAACTGAGGAAAATTGATTCAGAAATCCTATCGATTTCCACTTGGGTTTAATTTGGTTTCTTGAAAGGGAACAGATGTAATTTTTAAGACTCTCAACAAGAATAACAGCAGCACCTCAGCCTCACAGTACCTGGTTGAAAACATTAATTAAGCCAAGCCAGAGCACGGTTTTGATTTGATGTGGGcccttggaaaaatattttgttaaaaacgGGGGAATTTGTGTTTTAATGCCACGAGTTACAGTTTCTGCCAGACGTGTTCGAACAAAGGAATTAGTGCAAGGGACACGCCCCCCTCTGCACCTTACTCCTAACGGATCCGGACACAAGTTGGCAAAACTGGGTGACCGTCACCGTACGTCGTTGGTACCGTATGGCGAATTCTACTCCTTTGCCCCGAGAACTAGTACGTGAGGTGTTATAAAGTAAAAAGGGTAACCAACATTACAAGAATGAAGTTAGCAAAATTGAACTGCAAATGTGGCATTCgggtgtgggggtgagggtgggattaaaaaaagagagagagagagcaaaagcatcAACTTTAGATCTGGAAATGCCACGAGCTTTCCTTGCCATGGGAAACAGTCGAAAACAACGATCTCCCCCCTGGCTTCATTCTGGGCATGAGGCGCCATTTGTCCGCGTGTTGCCTTCGCTGGTCTTAGGCCTTCCCTTTCATGGGATTCGGCTTTTCTGCacgtagattttttttcctcaggtctTCTAGCTTTGAGCTATTTAGGCTACAATTGTGCCGAAGTGCTTAATATTcacgtctttttttttcccctgtgtcaGTGTGCTCAAGAATCTGCTGGAGCCAATTTATTGATGCATTTTCAAACAGACTTAATATGGTAATTAGCTCTCATGCAGACTAGAAAGCATTCTCTCCCACtccaatccccccccccaaaagtgcCAGCAAATTGTATGCACTTAAGTTCTGCAATTACACAAATgtgactgggggctgggggaagaagcGAAGTTTGCTTTTGTGAGCTGTTAGTATGTGTATTCGGTGCCACTATCACAGGAACGTCCATACTGATGTTTTAGGACTAAGCTATGCATGAAAAGCACGTCAAGGGAGTCGATGACTGGACATTTAAATTAGCCTTCACTTGTCCTTTCCCACAGATGTCGATTAACCCTCTCGGAAATTGGGTCCTTCGCTTACATGGCGGTCTGGATGCCGGGCTTCAGGTGCACGTTCAGAGTGTTTACCTCTAAAATGACTAGATCAAGAGCCCCTCCGTCCCCACCAGAGCGGTCTACTTCTATCAAATCCTCTACAGAAACAGAACTCCTAAATTCTTACAACTGGATTGCACTTCAAATACCCAAGGGGTATCTGTCCAGTATGCAGAAGATTTGGTCACAGTGTGACAGGTGTAATGATTCAAAAGCTCAgccagtggggtgcctgggtggctcagggggtggatttcggctcaggacatgagctcatgggtcgtgagatcaagcctcgagttgggctctatgctgacggcacggagcctgcttgggattctctctctccccctttcccactcaattctctgtctctctctgtctctcaaaataaataaataagcataaaagaaaaaacaaaaagctcacTCAGTGATGGCTGTACTCCAGCATCTACATGGACACAAACCTATCGTGTTTAACGAAAACTGACCTTTAGGAGGAAAATGTCAAAAAATCCCATTCTCATTGTTAAAACTTGCTACTCACCGTGTCTAATGTCTTCTACAAGTAAATGAACTTGTAGAACGGTATGAACTCTGAGTACAGTCAGAACCCTGGCAGACAATAAATACTGAACAGAACTTTCACAGATGACAATTACAACATTCCTTATGGCTGGCGTTGAGCTACCTCCAATGACACAAATACTTCCCTCGCTTACTCACCTATGAAATTGTTCCACTCAAAATCCAGATCCCCTTGGTGGGCCAAACAGCCTCTCATAATGTTTGAGCAGTAGTTGTAACATGGCTTCACGGTCACGAGCCCCTGGCAGTGGGAGCAGTAGACCATCCTCAACAAGGCGTGGGTACACTGGGCAGTGGGGTTCACCTGgtttgggagaagagaaagacaatggTGGGGCCAAGATAACACAGAAATTCCAAGTCCATCAAGTTGACCCTGAAGGTTGGGCCACAAATTCAACTTGAGAATGAGTTGTGACAGACCATGCTGAGCGGGCCCGGCCTGCTTCTTCTAGAGGAAGATTAgataaaaggaaggagggaggctgggaacaagggtggaggaagggaggaacagGGCTTAACCTTAAATCATCAAGGTGCATGGATTTCCCACCCTGTAGACTcccattcttcctccctcccagtcCTTCTCTGTCttgcacacactcactcactctcattTTCCATGGCTCAATTGTTTCAAAGTCCTCTTACAAGTAAATCTCTGGGATCGGCCACGAGACACAGCAGAGGTGACCTCCTCCTGCCCGCCATGCCTGGCCTGGGGTGGCCTCTGCCTTGCCAGACTGGGACCCAAGCGTATCTTCTTCTCAAACACACAGACCACAAGACTGTCCTTTGAACCTTAATCCCCCAATCAAGGTTTAGAAGGGTACCCAGTCTGTACTCCATTCTGTGCCAGTAGCTAtgcagaagggaaaaaacaacaaatactcTACAGACGTGAATCTGAGTAAATGTAAACGTGGGGTGAGGCGGAGGCCTTCCGAGGCCCGGGAGCAGTACAACACAGTGTTCAGGGGGAAACCTGATGGAAGAGAGGAGGCTTCAGTTACATTTTGAAGAAAGGGTTGGATTTAACTGGCCAAATGAAGGGAGACCGTCCAAGCCGGGGAGAGGGAAATGAACACGGGCTGTAAGAGGGCGTACCGAGCGGGTGGGGCTGAGCAGGTGCGGGGACTAAGACTGAATGCCAAGGAAGGAGGGTGCGTGTGGCCAGGGCCTGAAGGCACATGAAGACCAGGCAGACACGGAGATTCCATGTGGCACGACACAGGAGGCGACTAAAGTTCACGACGAAGGGAAGTAGCAAGGATGAAAAACGGTACCCAGGTCAGACTGGGCTGGCCGTCCACTTAGTGTCTGCTTTAtacttattgtttttaatttattttctttaaaaattttttaacgtttgtttgtttttgagagtgtgtgGGGGTGGAGCGCGGggcggaggcagagagagagggagacacagaactcgaactcaccaactgtgagatcatgacctgagccactaaagtcggacgcctaaccgacaaccacccaggcgctccaacttctttttttttaatgtttattcatttctgagagagagagagagagagtgagagagagagagagtgtgtgtgactgggggaggggcagagagagggagacagaggatctgaagtgggctttgcgctgacagcagagaaccggatgtggggttcgaacccacaaactgtgagatcatgacgtgagccgaagtcagacgctcaactgaccgagccacccgggagcccctcctCTTTCTACTTCTATACGGTGATGCTGTCTGAGGCCCGCAAGAGCTGGTTCCACGGGCCATACGTTTTCATCGATGCTTAGAAAGCGTGGCGAGGCATCACTCGCTGGCAGCTGCCCAAAGGTTCCcgtcttccattctctctctccccagcctcgGCTTTTCGGGGTCACTAGGAGAGGATTAGTGCATCCTTCTCGGTCTGCACACGTGAACTTTACACCAGCGCAGGGAGCACATGCTGGGACCCAGGGCAGTCTGGCCGCGCACTTCACCTCCTCCGCGTGACTTCGGATGCCGCTTATCAACAGTACCCTTAGGAACAGGAACCGGGGCAGaggtcggggggcgggggggggctggAACTAGCAGGAGAAAACCTTAACACCTTTGG includes:
- the GPC4 gene encoding glypican-4, whose product is MARFGLPALLCTLAVLCAAPLAAEPKPKSCSEVRRLYVSKGFNKNDAPTHEINGDHLKICPQGYTCCSQEMEEKYSLQSKDDFKSVVSEQCDRLQAIFASRYKKFDEFFKELLENAEKSLNDMFVKTYGRLYMQNSELFQDLFGELKRYYVAGSVNLEEMLSDFWARLLERMFRLVNSQYHFTDEYLECVSKYTEQLKPFGDVPRKLKLQVTRAFVAARTFAQGLAVARDVVSKVSVVNPTAQCTHALLRMVYCSHCQGLVTVKPCYNYCSNIMRGCLAHQGDLDFEWNNFIDAMLMVAERLEGPFNIESVMDPIDVKISDAIMNMQENSVQVSQKVFQGCGPPKPLPAGRISRSISEGAFSARFRPYHPEERPTTAAGTSLDRLVTDVKEKLKEAKKFWSSLPSTVCNDERMAAGNGNEDGCWNGRGKSRYLFAVTGNGLANQGNNPEVQVDTSKTDMLILRQIMALRVMTSKMKNAYNGNDVDFFDISDESSGEGSGSGCEYQQCPSELEYNATDHSGKSASDKTGGTGTRVGAQPYLLAVSCILFLVMQREWR